In the Bacilli bacterium genome, one interval contains:
- the larB gene encoding nickel pincer cofactor biosynthesis protein LarB, which produces MRDLESVLRRVKTGELSVEEALRQWNNSQTARSADFGIASIDSDRGGGLGFPAVICGYAKTPGQIAAIFRKHMEHADRVIATRVAPDKAEAVKQAVPEATYHETAGLFTWFKRPILRVHPGFVAVVCAGAYDLPVAEEAAIVCEAMGNQVKRIYDVGASGIPKLFARLDDIRAANAVVVIAGMEGALASVVGGLVAKPIIAVPTSAGYGAHFGGISALLSMLNTCAPGIAVVNIDNGFGAGYYAGLINNRDS; this is translated from the coding sequence GTGCGCGATCTGGAAAGCGTGCTGCGCCGTGTTAAAACCGGAGAATTATCCGTAGAGGAAGCGTTGCGGCAATGGAACAACAGCCAAACCGCCCGGTCGGCCGATTTTGGCATTGCCAGTATCGATTCGGACCGTGGCGGAGGATTGGGCTTTCCCGCAGTGATTTGCGGATATGCGAAAACTCCCGGGCAAATCGCCGCGATTTTCCGCAAACACATGGAACATGCCGACAGGGTGATTGCCACGCGGGTTGCGCCGGACAAAGCGGAAGCGGTCAAACAAGCCGTCCCGGAAGCCACTTACCACGAAACCGCCGGGCTGTTCACCTGGTTTAAAAGGCCGATTTTGCGCGTCCATCCCGGTTTTGTCGCGGTTGTTTGCGCCGGCGCTTACGATTTGCCTGTCGCGGAAGAAGCGGCAATCGTTTGCGAAGCGATGGGCAATCAGGTCAAACGGATTTATGATGTCGGCGCCTCCGGCATCCCAAAACTTTTTGCCCGTCTGGATGATATTCGCGCCGCGAATGCCGTTGTCGTCATCGCCGGAATGGAAGGCGCTCTGGCAAGCGTTGTCGGCGGGCTCGTCGCAAAGCCTATCATCGCCGTACCGACCAGCGCCGGTTATGGGGCCCATTTCGGCGGCATATCGGCGCTTTTGTCCATGCTGAACACCTGCGCGCCCGGCATCGCCGTCGTCAATATCGACAACGGCTTCGGCGCAGGGTACTACGCCGGGCTGATCAATAACCGCGATTCATGA